CCTGGGCGCGCGGATCAGCCGGATGAGCCACTGGGAGGGCCTGGCGCTCGGCGCCGGGATGAACGCCCGCGGCGTGATCGAGGTCGTGGTCGCGATGGTCGGCCTCAAGCTCGGCGTGCTGAGCCAGGAGATGTACACCGTCGTCATCCTGGTCGCCATCGTCACCTCGCTGATGGCGCCCCCGCTGCTGCGCCGGTTCATGGCGCGGATCGAGGAGACGGCCGAGGAGCGGCTGCGCGAGGACGCGCTCAGCCCCAAGGAACTCGCCGCCCACCTCTGAGCACTCGCCGCGTCCCCGCCGAACCCCGTCGATGCCCCGGCGGGGGCGTGCGCGAGCAACCGCCGGGCCCGGCACCCCTCTCGACAGGGGTGCCGGGCCCGACGGTTTGCGGGGGCCTCGCGTCGGAGGGAGCAGGGGCGGTCCGGGTGCTGCGGTCCGGGACCGACGCCGGTCAGCCGGTGGGCACCGAGGATCAGCCGAGGGCCGGATCCCGGGGATCAAGCCGTGGTGTCGGCGGTGCGGCCGGTGGGAAGGTCCCGGTTGCCGCCGTACCCGTACCCGCCCCGCCCTCCCGATCGGATGCCCCGCCTTGGACTCCCTGCTGCTCTCCCGCCGCGACCTCGCCTTCCTGCTGTACGACTGGCTGGACGTCACCTCCCTGACCAGCCGCCCCCGCTACGCCGACCACGACCGGGACACCTTCGACGCGGCGCTGGAGCTCAGCGAGACCATCGCGACCCGGCACTTCGCCCCGCACAACAAGAAGAACGACGCCGAGGAGCCCCGCTTCGACGGCGAGCGGGTGCACATCATCCCCGAGGTGAAGGAGGCCCTGCGGGTCTACGCGGAGGCCGGCCTGGTCGGCGTCTCCATGGACTACGAGGTCGGCGGCCAGCAGCTGCCCGTCGTGGTCGCCAACGCCTGCCGGGCCTGGTTCCAGGCCGCGAACATCGCCACCGCCTCGTACCCGCTGCTCACCGTCGGCAACGCCAACCTGCTGCTGGCGCACGGCAGTCGGGAGCAGATCGACACCTATGTGCCGCCGATGGCCGAGGGCCGCTTCTTCGGGACGATGTGCCTGTCCGAGCCGCAGGCCGGCTCCTCGCTGGCCGACATCACCACCCGGGCGGTGCCGGCCGACGACGGCAGCTACCGGATCACCGGCACCAAGATGTGGATCTCCGGGGGCGACCACGAACTCAGTGAGAACATCGTCCACCTGGTGCTGGCGAGGATCCCCGGCGCTCCGGCGGGCGTGAAGGGCATATCGCTGTTCGTCGTGCCCAAGTTCCTGGTCGAGCCGGACGGCACGCTCGGGGAGCGCAACGACGTGGTCCTGGCCGGCCTCAACCACAAGATGGGCTACCGCGGCACCACCAACACCCTGCTCAACTTCGGCGAGGGCCGCCACACCCCCGGCGGTGCCCCGGGCGCGGTCGGCTACCTGGTGGGCCGGGCCCACCACGGGCTGGCCTACATGTTCCACATGATGAACGAGGCCCGGATCGGCGTCGGCCAGGGCGCCACCGCGCTCGGCTACACCGGCTACCTGCACGCCCTCGACTACGCCCGCACCCGCCCGCAGGGCCGCCCGCTCGGGCACAAGGACCCGACCGCCCCGCAGGTCCCGATCATCGAGCACGCCGACGTGCGCCGGATGCTGCTGGCCCAGAAGAGCTACGTGGAGGGGGCGCTGGCGCTCGGCCTGTACTGCAGCCGCCTGCTGGACGAGGAGGCCACCGCCGAGGACGAGGCCGAGCGGGCCCGCGCCCACCTGCTGCTCGACGTGCTGACGCCGATCGCCAAGAGCTGGCCCTCGCAGTGGTGCCTGGCCGCCAACGACCTCGCCATCCAGGTGCACGGCGGCTACGGCTACACCCGCGAGTACGACGTCGAGCAGTTCTACCGGGACAACCGGCTCAACCCGATCCACGAGGGCACCCACGGCATCCACGGGCTGGACCTGCTCGGCCGCAAGGTCGTCATGGACGGCGGCGCGGGCCTGGCGCTGCTCCTGGAGACCATCGGGGAGACGGCCGCCCGGGCCGCCGAGGCCGGGGGAGAGGCGGCCGAGCTGGCCGCCCGCCTGGAGGCGGCCGCGGCCAGGATCGGGCGGACCACCGCCGCACTCTGGTCGACCGGCGATCCGGCGGCCGCGCTGGC
The genomic region above belongs to Streptomyces sp. 1331.2 and contains:
- a CDS encoding acyl-CoA dehydrogenase, which produces MDSLLLSRRDLAFLLYDWLDVTSLTSRPRYADHDRDTFDAALELSETIATRHFAPHNKKNDAEEPRFDGERVHIIPEVKEALRVYAEAGLVGVSMDYEVGGQQLPVVVANACRAWFQAANIATASYPLLTVGNANLLLAHGSREQIDTYVPPMAEGRFFGTMCLSEPQAGSSLADITTRAVPADDGSYRITGTKMWISGGDHELSENIVHLVLARIPGAPAGVKGISLFVVPKFLVEPDGTLGERNDVVLAGLNHKMGYRGTTNTLLNFGEGRHTPGGAPGAVGYLVGRAHHGLAYMFHMMNEARIGVGQGATALGYTGYLHALDYARTRPQGRPLGHKDPTAPQVPIIEHADVRRMLLAQKSYVEGALALGLYCSRLLDEEATAEDEAERARAHLLLDVLTPIAKSWPSQWCLAANDLAIQVHGGYGYTREYDVEQFYRDNRLNPIHEGTHGIHGLDLLGRKVVMDGGAGLALLLETIGETAARAAEAGGEAAELAARLEAAAARIGRTTAALWSTGDPAAALANATVYLEAVGHVVLAWIWLEQFLALGAGTEAFHEGKRQAARYFFRVELPRTGPQFDLLDGLDRTAAECRPEWF